CCTGATCCAGTTCCTCTCCGAGGAGGTCCCGCCCGCCCTGCGCGAGGAGGCCGGGCTGCTTGCCGGATACTTCGAGCAGATGGTCGAGGAGATCCTGGCCCAGAAGGACCTCCTGGACGCCGAGAACGACCGCCTGGAGGTCTCGCCCGAGGAGATGGACCCGGAGGCGTTCCTGAGCGCCCTGCTGCCCATCTACCGCACACACCCCCTGGCCAGGAACCACCGCGTGGCCCTGGGCGCGGTCTGCCCCGCCCCGCTGGCGAGCGACCCCATCCTGGTCAAGCGGGTGCTGGACAACATGGTCAAGAACGCGCTCGAGGCAGAGGACAGCGGCGGCACGGTGACGCTCTCCTGCTCCGCCGACCCACAGCGCGTGCACTTCCACGTGCACAATCCCGCGACCATCCCGGACAGCGTGCGGCCCTTCGTCTTCCAGCGCTCCTTCTCCACCAAGGGCCGCAACCGAGGCCTGGGCACCTACGGCATGCGCCTGCTCGCGGAACGCTACCTGGGCGGCGAGGTGAGCTTCGAGTCCTCCCCCCCCGCAGGCACGACCTTCACCCTCTCCCTGCCCAGAAGGCCCGCCCCCATTCCCAACAAGGGCTGAGGCCCAGGCTGCAAAAGAACCAGGGAGGGCTCCTCGCCCTCCCTGGACCCTCCTCGCAAGGGGTCACCCCTTGACCGCCTCCGCGCGCCATTACACGGCAGAAGGACATACGCCGCCTAGGCGTGAGAGGCCGAAAGCTGGAATCGTTCCTGCCGGGGAACGGCTAGACCCCACCTCCGGGCTGCTCAAAAGGTGTCAGATGCAAGGCGCAAGAAAAGTCCAAGCCCGACGCGTATTCCTCATACGCGAGGGTTTGGACTTTTCGCAGCAACGCAGCAGATGACGCCTTTTCAGCGGCCCGGAATCGGACAGCAAGTGCCTTCGCAGCAGCTGGTGAGAAACTCGCTGTAGGCGAAGAGGATGCGGCGCTCGCGCAGGAGGCGGTTGCCGCTGAGCGGCTCCATGCGGCGTCCCTCGGCCAGGGCGGGCAGGTCCTTCCAGCGCGGCA
The DNA window shown above is from Desulfovibrio sp. X2 and carries:
- a CDS encoding HAMP domain-containing sensor histidine kinase; amino-acid sequence: MNNAVIPFLPSDRLPPETVRQQAEAINSSQVREVLDNLPHIIFILNSFRQIVFFNKMFLELAADLAADLAAELAGGLAAEKLLGLRPGEALSCQQVPSAPGGCGTGRNCRHCGAAQAIFESLAGREARRECRLTRHAPAGFQSLDLLVYTKPVNIGGENFIIFSVQDISDEKRRQALEHIFFHDILNTATGLRGLIQFLSEEVPPALREEAGLLAGYFEQMVEEILAQKDLLDAENDRLEVSPEEMDPEAFLSALLPIYRTHPLARNHRVALGAVCPAPLASDPILVKRVLDNMVKNALEAEDSGGTVTLSCSADPQRVHFHVHNPATIPDSVRPFVFQRSFSTKGRNRGLGTYGMRLLAERYLGGEVSFESSPPAGTTFTLSLPRRPAPIPNKG